The proteins below are encoded in one region of Plutella xylostella chromosome Z, ilPluXylo3.1, whole genome shotgun sequence:
- the LOC125491209 gene encoding uncharacterized protein LOC125491209: MSFTRRFCCDDETGETVTYAINNETGEPLINKIPELVYMPPASESEPEPRNIRVNFRRGYSTNTKKFRNLQANILAGSNTISYRLLLIPTMLFFPALLCAMLMILEIYLHVRCHKKNKCLKEGNMYYRSPFHAVTSTFCGACRESESACKVGQMQDKRRHRYDYFRGLAM; this comes from the coding sequence ATGTCTTTTACTCGACGGTTTTGTTGTGACGACGAAACAGGCGAAACAGTGACTTACGCTATCAATAACGAAACGGGAGAACCCTTGATTAACAAAATTCCAGAGCTTGTCTACATGCCACCAGCTTCAGAATCAGAGCCAGAACCCAGGAACATTCGCGTAAATTTCCGGAGAGGTTACAGCACAAATACGAAAAAGTTTCGTAATTTACAAGCAAATATCTTGGCCGGATCAAACACTATAAGTTACAGGTTACTACTGATACCAACCATGTTGTTTTTCCCTGCATTATTGTGTGCTATGTTGATGATACTGGAGATATACCTCCATGTGAGGTGTCATAAGAAGAATAAGTGTTTAAAGGAAGGGAATATGTACTACCGCAGTCCATTCCATGCAGTGACCAGCACATTCTGTGGTGCGTGCCGGGAGTCGGAGAGCGCCTGCAAAGTGGGCCAGATGCAAGACAAGCGTCGCCACAGATATGACTATTTTAGGGGTTTGGCCATGTGA